A region of Piscinibacter gummiphilus DNA encodes the following proteins:
- a CDS encoding glutathione S-transferase family protein: MPNITLHRVTLSGHSHRVETFLHLLGLPYTAVDVDLLHGAHRQPDFLALNPFGEVPVLQDGDLTLADSNAILVYLASRYGGPRWHVTDPAVAARVQRWLSVAAGELRFGPGLARVAVLFKKPLDLAPLIERSHVLLGLMERQLADRPFLTGDEVTIADLANYAYSARAPEGHVSLADYPNVRAWHARVEALPGFLPFPVMPVGLNAA, from the coding sequence ATGCCGAACATCACCCTCCACCGCGTCACGCTGTCGGGCCACAGCCACCGCGTCGAAACCTTCCTGCACCTGCTCGGCCTGCCGTACACCGCGGTGGACGTGGACCTGCTCCACGGCGCCCACCGCCAGCCCGACTTCCTCGCGCTGAACCCGTTTGGCGAGGTGCCGGTGCTGCAGGACGGCGACCTGACCCTCGCCGATTCGAACGCGATCCTCGTGTACCTCGCGTCGCGCTACGGCGGCCCGCGCTGGCACGTCACCGATCCCGCCGTGGCGGCCCGGGTGCAGCGCTGGCTGTCCGTGGCCGCGGGCGAGCTGCGTTTCGGCCCGGGCCTCGCCCGCGTGGCCGTGCTGTTCAAGAAACCCCTCGACCTCGCCCCGCTGATCGAACGCTCCCACGTGCTGCTGGGGCTGATGGAACGCCAGCTCGCGGACCGCCCCTTCCTCACCGGCGACGAGGTGACGATCGCCGACCTCGCGAACTACGCGTACTCGGCCCGCGCCCCGGAGGGCCACGTCTCGCTCGCCGACTACCCGAACGTGCGCGCATGGCACGCCCGCGTCGAGGCCCTGCCCGGTTTCCTGCCGTTCCCGGTGATGCCGGTCGGCCTGAACGCGGCCTGA
- a CDS encoding NAD-dependent succinate-semialdehyde dehydrogenase, translating to MDTRTSPLANLLDPSLLKTDALIGAGWVKGSARFDVTDPATGLKLVDVADLGVAETRDAIAAAQAALPAWRGRTAKDRGAILTKWFQLMVQHADDLARIMTAEQGKPLAESKGEVVYGASFIEWFAEEGKRVYGETIPATDPRKRYLVIKQAMGVCAAITPWNFPIAMITRKVGPALAAGCPVVVKPAGQTPLSALAIAELGRRAGLPDGVLNVVTAAKSAEIGKVMCESEVVRHLSFTGSTEVGRILAAQCAPTIKKLSLELGGNAPFIVFDDADLDSAVEGALASKYRNGGQTCVCANRLYVQDGVYDTFVQKLAAKVQAIKVGNGFEAGVTQGPMIDDNAIAKIERHVADAVSKGAKVLTGGKRLHDRFFEPTVLTEANADMLCAREETFGPVAPVFRFQTEEEVLRLANDTEFGLAAYFYSRDIGRVFRVGEGLESGMVGVNTGLISTAEVPFGGVKQSGLGREGSRHGIEDYVEIKYLCLGDI from the coding sequence ATGGACACACGCACTTCCCCGCTGGCGAACCTGCTCGACCCGAGCCTCCTGAAGACCGACGCGCTGATCGGCGCCGGCTGGGTCAAGGGCTCGGCCCGCTTCGACGTCACCGACCCCGCCACCGGCCTGAAGCTGGTCGACGTGGCCGACCTGGGCGTCGCCGAGACCCGCGACGCCATCGCCGCGGCGCAGGCCGCCCTGCCCGCGTGGCGCGGCCGCACGGCCAAGGACCGCGGCGCCATCCTCACGAAGTGGTTCCAGCTGATGGTGCAGCACGCCGACGACCTGGCCCGCATCATGACCGCCGAGCAGGGCAAGCCGCTCGCCGAGTCCAAGGGCGAGGTGGTGTACGGCGCGAGCTTCATCGAGTGGTTCGCCGAGGAAGGCAAGCGTGTCTACGGCGAGACCATCCCGGCCACCGACCCGCGCAAGCGCTACCTCGTCATCAAGCAGGCGATGGGCGTGTGCGCGGCCATCACGCCCTGGAACTTCCCCATCGCGATGATCACCCGCAAGGTGGGCCCGGCACTGGCCGCCGGCTGCCCGGTGGTGGTCAAGCCCGCGGGGCAGACGCCGCTGTCGGCCCTGGCCATCGCCGAGCTGGGCCGCCGCGCCGGGCTGCCCGACGGGGTGCTGAACGTGGTCACCGCCGCCAAGTCCGCCGAGATCGGCAAGGTGATGTGCGAGAGCGAGGTGGTGCGCCACCTCTCCTTCACCGGGTCCACCGAGGTGGGCCGCATCCTCGCCGCCCAGTGCGCCCCGACCATCAAGAAGCTGTCGCTGGAACTGGGTGGCAACGCGCCGTTCATCGTCTTCGACGACGCCGACCTCGACAGCGCCGTCGAGGGGGCGCTCGCCAGCAAGTACCGCAACGGCGGCCAGACCTGCGTCTGCGCGAACCGCCTGTACGTGCAGGACGGCGTGTACGACACCTTCGTGCAGAAGCTCGCCGCGAAGGTCCAGGCCATCAAGGTGGGCAACGGGTTCGAGGCCGGGGTCACCCAGGGCCCGATGATCGACGACAACGCCATCGCGAAGATCGAGCGCCACGTGGCCGACGCCGTCTCCAAGGGCGCGAAGGTGCTCACCGGCGGCAAGCGCCTGCACGACCGCTTCTTCGAACCCACGGTGCTCACGGAGGCGAACGCCGACATGCTGTGCGCCCGCGAGGAGACCTTCGGGCCGGTCGCCCCGGTGTTCCGGTTCCAGACGGAAGAGGAGGTTCTCCGGCTCGCCAACGACACCGAGTTCGGCCTCGCCGCGTACTTCTACAGCCGGGACATCGGGCGGGTGTTCCGCGTGGGCGAAGGGCTGGAGTCCGGGATGGTGGGGGTGAACACGGGGCTGATCTCGACGGCGGAGGTGCCGTTCGGGGGGGTGAAGCAGTCCGGACTGGGACGCGAAGGATCTCGCCACGGGATCGAGGACTACGTGGAGATCAAGTACCTCTGCCTGGGCGACATCTGA
- a CDS encoding pyridoxamine 5'-phosphate oxidase family protein, with translation MGAYHTGEAAAQDRVGMRERMAEVATRAIRDHMPDQHRDFFPLLPFLVVGSLDVTGQPWASVLVNAPGFAHSPDPTHLAVQAHALPGDPLTLKAGAPVGLLGIQTHTRRRNRMNGLVESLDGDGFTVAVQQSFGNCPKYITPREAVFTPSAAGTPRIARSHGLDDRARALLDGADTLFIATAHPDADLARTPEEGVDVSHRGGPPGFLARDDDDVLRLPDFPGNFFFNTLGNLGLNPRAGLLLLDRERAGALYLAVRGTVVWAPERHVRFEVDAMVRTEGTLPLSWHEPQ, from the coding sequence ATGGGCGCGTACCACACCGGCGAAGCCGCGGCGCAGGACCGCGTCGGCATGCGCGAGCGCATGGCCGAGGTGGCGACGCGCGCCATCCGCGACCACATGCCCGACCAGCACCGCGATTTCTTCCCGCTGCTGCCGTTCCTGGTGGTGGGCAGCCTCGACGTCACCGGACAGCCGTGGGCGTCCGTGCTCGTGAACGCGCCCGGCTTCGCGCACTCGCCCGACCCGACCCACCTCGCGGTGCAGGCCCACGCCCTCCCCGGCGATCCGCTGACCCTGAAGGCAGGCGCGCCCGTCGGCCTGCTGGGCATCCAGACGCACACGCGGCGGCGCAACCGCATGAACGGCCTCGTCGAGTCGCTCGACGGGGACGGTTTCACCGTGGCCGTGCAGCAGAGCTTCGGCAACTGCCCGAAGTACATCACCCCGCGCGAGGCCGTGTTCACACCGTCGGCCGCCGGCACCCCGCGCATCGCGCGCAGCCACGGCCTCGACGACCGCGCGCGCGCGCTCCTCGACGGAGCCGACACGCTCTTCATCGCGACGGCCCACCCCGACGCCGACCTCGCCCGCACGCCCGAGGAAGGCGTGGACGTCTCCCACCGCGGCGGCCCACCGGGCTTCCTCGCCCGCGACGACGACGACGTGCTGCGCCTGCCCGACTTCCCCGGCAACTTCTTCTTCAACACCCTCGGCAACCTCGGGCTGAACCCGCGGGCCGGGCTGCTGCTGCTGGACCGCGAGCGGGCCGGCGCGCTGTACCTCGCGGTGCGCGGCACGGTGGTGTGGGCGCCGGAGCGCCATGTGCGCTTCGAGGTGGACGCGATGGTGCGCACGGAGGGGACACTGCCCCTCTCCTGGCACGAACCTCAGTAG
- a CDS encoding helix-turn-helix domain-containing protein has product MNHRLVTAAQLGQLLQTARRAAGRSQADLAATVGLSQSRLSKLELNPGTLTVDQLLALCASLDLELTLQPRSAGPGAESPPDAW; this is encoded by the coding sequence ATGAACCACCGCCTCGTCACGGCCGCCCAGCTGGGCCAGCTGCTGCAGACGGCCCGCCGCGCCGCGGGCCGTTCGCAGGCGGACCTGGCCGCCACGGTGGGCCTGAGCCAGTCGCGTCTCTCCAAGCTCGAGCTGAACCCGGGCACCCTCACGGTCGACCAGCTGCTCGCGCTCTGCGCGAGCCTCGACCTCGAACTGACGCTGCAGCCGCGGTCCGCCGGACCCGGGGCCGAGTCACCGCCGGACGCCTGGTAG
- a CDS encoding type II toxin-antitoxin system HipA family toxin has protein sequence MGRRSHARTLSLWSNGVRVGSWHLPTRGDMELRYDPAWKASPLGRPLSLSLPFGLDDGPLRGPRVAAWFENLLPDSEEIRKRLATRFRTGSTSAFDLLQAIGRDCVGAVQLLPEDEVPAGFDTVEGDPLDEDGVAQYLDRAVAPAARLMAEGDDEDFRISLAGAQEKTALLRHEGRWLRPHGATPTSHILKLPLGLVGNSRVDLSRSVENEWLCLALLREYGVPAARADIEVFGPRKVLSVERFDRRLHSSGRWWLRLPQEDFCQALGVPPHLKYEADGGPGVADLARLLGQSETARADLDTLVTTQVLFWLLAAPDGHAKNFSLQLAAGGRYRLAPLYDVMSIWPVEGQGPNRWSWHKARLAMAMVGKNRHYHLKDIRRRHFDALAALCGTGKDAGAVIERLLGATDGVVERVGAQLPEGFPAEVFERITAGLKSSAEKLGQTAD, from the coding sequence ATGGGACGGCGCTCGCACGCGAGAACCCTGTCGCTCTGGTCGAACGGCGTGAGGGTGGGGTCGTGGCACCTGCCCACGCGGGGCGACATGGAGCTGCGCTACGACCCCGCGTGGAAGGCCTCGCCGCTCGGGCGCCCGCTGTCGCTGTCGCTGCCGTTCGGCCTTGACGACGGCCCGCTGCGCGGCCCGCGCGTGGCCGCGTGGTTCGAGAACCTGCTGCCCGACAGCGAGGAGATCCGCAAGCGCCTGGCCACGCGTTTTCGCACCGGGTCCACCTCCGCGTTCGACCTGCTGCAGGCCATCGGCCGCGACTGCGTGGGCGCGGTGCAGCTGCTGCCGGAGGACGAGGTGCCGGCCGGGTTCGACACGGTCGAGGGCGATCCGCTCGACGAGGACGGGGTCGCGCAGTACCTCGACCGGGCCGTGGCGCCGGCGGCCCGCCTGATGGCCGAGGGCGACGACGAGGACTTCCGCATCTCGCTCGCCGGCGCGCAGGAGAAGACGGCGCTGCTGCGCCACGAGGGCCGCTGGCTGCGCCCGCACGGCGCCACGCCCACCAGCCACATCCTCAAGCTGCCGCTCGGGCTCGTCGGCAACAGCCGGGTCGACCTGTCGCGGTCGGTCGAGAACGAATGGCTGTGCCTCGCGCTGCTGCGTGAGTACGGGGTTCCGGCGGCACGGGCCGACATCGAGGTCTTCGGGCCGCGCAAGGTGCTGAGCGTCGAACGCTTCGACCGCCGGCTGCATTCGTCGGGCCGCTGGTGGCTGCGCCTGCCGCAGGAGGACTTCTGCCAGGCGCTGGGTGTGCCGCCCCACCTGAAGTACGAGGCCGACGGCGGGCCGGGCGTGGCCGACCTCGCGCGCCTGCTGGGCCAGTCGGAGACCGCGCGGGCCGACCTCGACACGCTCGTCACCACCCAGGTGCTGTTCTGGCTGCTGGCCGCGCCCGACGGCCACGCGAAGAACTTCAGCCTGCAGCTCGCCGCAGGCGGCCGCTACCGGCTTGCGCCGCTGTACGACGTGATGTCGATCTGGCCGGTGGAGGGGCAGGGGCCCAACCGCTGGTCCTGGCACAAGGCGCGGCTCGCGATGGCGATGGTGGGGAAGAACCGGCACTACCACCTGAAGGACATCCGGCGGCGGCACTTCGATGCGCTGGCCGCGTTGTGTGGCACGGGGAAGGACGCCGGGGCGGTGATCGAGCGGCTGCTCGGGGCCACCGACGGCGTGGTCGAGCGGGTGGGGGCGCAGTTGCCGGAGGGGTTTCCGGCGGAGGTGTTCGAGCGCATCACCGCGGGGTTGAAGTCTTCCGCGGAGAAGCTCGGGCAGACGGCGGACTGA
- a CDS encoding SlyX family protein produces the protein MDHPNDTDQRLTDLEIKASFTEDLVDSLNEIVARQQQQIEQLTRELVNLRQQMPAPDAGQFRSLRDELPPHY, from the coding sequence ATGGATCACCCGAACGACACCGACCAGCGCCTGACCGACCTCGAGATCAAGGCGAGCTTCACCGAGGACCTGGTCGACTCGCTCAACGAGATCGTCGCGCGGCAGCAGCAACAGATCGAGCAGCTCACCCGCGAACTCGTGAACCTGCGCCAGCAGATGCCGGCGCCCGACGCCGGCCAGTTCCGCAGCCTGCGCGACGAGCTCCCTCCGCACTACTGA
- a CDS encoding LysR family transcriptional regulator, with amino-acid sequence MDKLKAMATFVQIADAGSLTAAAKAGGGSLPAVVRSLASLEAHLGVRLFNRTTRRISLTAEGRQYLDRCRTVLSAVTDAENELALDAAEPSGQLVVTAPALFGQMYVAPAVTRFAQRHPKVRVRLLLWDRVVNLLEEGVDVAVRIGPLHDSSLVAQTVGSLRRPVVASPGFLAGRGEPAHPEDLRGAPCVGFTFPMPGGWTFHEGERQFQVPIQCNLEFNQAAPAAEAVLAGLGFGMFIEYQVAPYLADGRLRTVLEAFEPPRRPISIVYPHARGLPARTRVFVAWMKQELGAHAFGH; translated from the coding sequence ATGGACAAGCTCAAGGCCATGGCCACGTTCGTGCAGATCGCCGACGCGGGCAGCCTCACCGCCGCCGCCAAGGCGGGCGGGGGCTCGCTGCCGGCGGTGGTGCGTTCGCTCGCGTCCCTGGAGGCCCACCTCGGCGTGCGGCTCTTCAACCGCACCACGCGCCGCATCTCGCTGACCGCCGAGGGGCGCCAGTACCTCGACCGCTGCCGCACGGTGCTGTCGGCCGTGACGGACGCCGAGAACGAACTGGCGCTCGACGCGGCCGAGCCGTCGGGCCAGCTGGTGGTCACGGCACCCGCGCTGTTCGGGCAGATGTACGTGGCGCCGGCCGTCACGCGCTTCGCCCAGCGGCACCCGAAGGTGCGCGTGCGGCTGCTGCTGTGGGACCGGGTGGTCAACCTGCTGGAGGAGGGCGTGGACGTGGCCGTGCGCATCGGCCCGCTGCACGACTCGTCGCTCGTGGCCCAGACCGTGGGCAGCCTGCGCCGGCCGGTGGTCGCGAGCCCGGGGTTCCTCGCCGGACGCGGCGAGCCGGCCCATCCGGAGGACCTGCGCGGCGCGCCGTGCGTGGGCTTCACGTTCCCGATGCCCGGCGGCTGGACCTTCCACGAGGGCGAGCGGCAGTTCCAGGTGCCGATCCAGTGCAACCTCGAGTTCAACCAGGCTGCGCCCGCGGCCGAGGCGGTGCTCGCGGGTCTCGGCTTCGGCATGTTCATCGAGTACCAGGTGGCGCCGTACCTCGCCGACGGCCGCCTGCGCACGGTGCTGGAGGCGTTCGAGCCCCCGCGCCGGCCCATCAGCATCGTGTACCCGCACGCCCGTGGCCTGCCCGCGCGCACCCGCGTGTTCGTGGCGTGGATGAAGCAGGAACTGGGCGCGCACGCATTCGGTCACTGA
- a CDS encoding GGDEF domain-containing protein, producing the protein MTADALNLLLIDTDGATVPDIAATSAFGPFVTVRLTGLAEAALRLAGQRFDGVVVAATNVEARRLLAWSGLSQAVTDGAVVVLTTDDPGNDLAVRLVHAGVQDVLPLATDPVDALPRAVRLGIERKSQDRQTRKAYATDLMTGLPNQSQLVEHVNQLLALREREPAPMALMAVRVEGLATAEARHGEETANVLRRKIAVRLRMGLRASDVVASVGADTFVVLLSKFQEAQDAERVADKLREALHPPFPIAGTEVAVAVAIGTAHHPADGRDAATLLRRAVGLAASGAASGRDGFANHLERGAAGAANDEPND; encoded by the coding sequence ATGACCGCTGACGCGCTGAACCTGCTGCTGATCGACACCGATGGGGCCACCGTGCCGGACATCGCCGCCACGTCCGCCTTCGGCCCCTTCGTCACCGTGCGCCTGACGGGCCTGGCGGAGGCCGCCCTGCGGCTCGCCGGGCAGCGGTTCGACGGGGTCGTGGTCGCCGCCACCAACGTCGAGGCGCGCCGGCTGCTCGCCTGGAGCGGGCTGTCCCAGGCCGTGACCGACGGCGCCGTGGTCGTGCTGACCACCGACGACCCCGGCAACGACCTGGCCGTGCGCCTCGTGCACGCGGGCGTGCAGGACGTGCTGCCGCTCGCCACCGACCCGGTCGACGCCTTGCCGCGTGCGGTGCGCCTGGGCATCGAGCGCAAGTCGCAAGACCGCCAGACCCGCAAGGCCTACGCCACCGACCTGATGACGGGCCTGCCCAACCAGTCCCAACTGGTCGAACACGTGAACCAGCTGCTCGCGCTGCGCGAGCGCGAGCCGGCACCCATGGCGCTGATGGCCGTGCGTGTGGAGGGCCTGGCCACCGCCGAGGCGCGGCACGGCGAGGAGACCGCCAACGTGCTGCGCCGCAAGATCGCGGTGCGCCTGCGCATGGGCCTGCGCGCGAGCGACGTCGTGGCCTCCGTGGGCGCCGACACCTTCGTCGTGCTGCTGTCGAAGTTCCAGGAGGCGCAGGACGCCGAGCGCGTGGCCGACAAGCTGCGCGAGGCGCTGCACCCGCCGTTCCCCATCGCGGGCACCGAGGTCGCCGTGGCCGTGGCCATCGGCACCGCCCACCACCCGGCCGACGGTCGCGATGCCGCCACGCTGCTGCGGCGCGCGGTGGGGCTCGCGGCGTCCGGTGCGGCCTCGGGGCGGGACGGCTTCGCGAACCACCTCGAACGCGGTGCGGCGGGGGCCGCCAACGACGAACCCAACGATTGA